One stretch of Planococcus sp. PAMC 21323 DNA includes these proteins:
- a CDS encoding aldehyde dehydrogenase, which yields MNFTATDVERMIEEQRNYYYTGDTKPASFRIEQLYRLKSVIQAYEADVIDALKKDLGKSEFEAYATEVGFVLDSIGHMVKNLEDWMKPESVKTPLHLQPSKSFVIREPYGSVLVIGPFNYPFQLVMEPLIGAIVGGNCAIVKPSEATPHVAKIIRTIVEEAFPSYYVRVVEGEREEVTALIHASFDYIFFTGSVNVGKVIMKAASERLTPITLELGGKSPAIVDQTADIDLAVKRIAWGKLMNTGQTCVAPDYICVHESIKDEFIKQLTKTIQNFYGKDAQKSPDYGRIVNTQHFDRLAEIVQKESNHIVYGGKMDRDDLYIEPVLLDRIGWDSPSMEDEIFGPILPIIGYTDLPVLVHQIRKLPKPLSAYFFSENERATQFFLDQLPFGGGCINDTVSHVGSAYLPFGGVGTSGMSSYHGKTSFETFTHAKAILKKSTKLSTNLLFPPYKNKAKWVKTVLK from the coding sequence ATGAACTTTACTGCAACTGATGTAGAACGCATGATTGAAGAACAACGCAATTATTATTATACAGGGGACACGAAACCAGCAAGTTTCCGAATCGAGCAATTGTACCGACTAAAAAGTGTTATTCAAGCATACGAGGCAGATGTAATCGATGCATTAAAAAAAGACTTAGGAAAAAGTGAATTTGAAGCTTATGCAACAGAAGTCGGATTTGTTCTCGATAGCATTGGCCATATGGTGAAAAATCTAGAAGATTGGATGAAGCCAGAGTCTGTTAAAACACCACTTCATCTCCAGCCATCAAAAAGCTTTGTTATCCGTGAGCCCTATGGTTCTGTTTTAGTCATTGGACCTTTTAATTATCCGTTTCAATTAGTAATGGAGCCATTGATTGGTGCGATTGTGGGTGGAAACTGTGCCATCGTCAAACCGTCTGAAGCAACACCGCACGTAGCGAAAATTATCCGAACCATCGTGGAAGAAGCGTTTCCTTCTTACTATGTTCGTGTAGTTGAAGGAGAAAGAGAAGAAGTAACCGCATTGATCCATGCGTCGTTTGATTATATTTTCTTTACAGGAAGCGTCAATGTAGGAAAAGTTATCATGAAAGCTGCATCTGAACGATTAACACCGATTACATTAGAACTTGGTGGTAAAAGTCCAGCGATAGTGGATCAAACGGCAGATATTGATTTGGCTGTAAAACGAATTGCGTGGGGTAAATTGATGAATACTGGACAAACTTGTGTAGCCCCTGATTACATTTGTGTGCATGAGTCAATAAAAGACGAATTTATAAAACAATTAACAAAAACAATACAAAACTTCTATGGGAAAGACGCCCAAAAAAGTCCCGATTATGGTCGCATCGTTAACACGCAACATTTTGACCGTTTAGCAGAAATAGTTCAAAAAGAAAGCAATCATATCGTTTATGGTGGCAAAATGGATCGTGATGATTTGTATATCGAACCGGTTTTACTCGATCGTATTGGATGGGACAGCCCATCAATGGAAGATGAAATTTTTGGACCGATTTTGCCGATTATTGGTTACACCGATTTACCGGTATTAGTGCACCAAATTCGCAAATTACCTAAACCGTTATCGGCGTATTTTTTCTCGGAAAATGAACGTGCTACACAGTTTTTCTTAGACCAATTGCCATTCGGTGGAGGTTGTATTAACGATACAGTTTCTCATGTGGGCAGTGCGTACTTGCCATTTGGTGGAGTCGGTACATCTGGAATGAGCTCTTACCACGGGAAAACAAGCTTTGAAACGTTTACGCACGCCAAAGCCATTTTGAAAAAGTCGACAAAACTATCGACAAATCTATTGTTCCCACCTTATAAAAATAAAGCAAAATGGGTCAAAACAGTATTGAAATAA
- a CDS encoding M42 family metallopeptidase: MTYQWNQTETVELLKELVEIPSPSGYTMDVMSKISELLAQWNVEYKTTHKGAVIATIPGENQKQHRLLTAHVDTLGAMVKEIKPSGRLKLSLVGGFKFNAIEGENCLIHKADGSTVSGTILLHQTTVHVYKDAGTAERNADNMEVRLDEKAFSKEDVKGLGIEVGDFVSFQPRFESTASGYVKSRHLDDKASTALVLQLVKHLSETKELLPHTTHFYISNNEEIGYGGNASIPIETQEYIAVDMGAIGDGQESDEYTVSICAKDSSGPYHYGLTRHLIALAQTNSIDYKVDIYPYYGSDASAAISAGHDIKHALFGPGIEASHSYERTHIDSLQAAAALLHAYVLSPLVS; encoded by the coding sequence ATGACTTATCAATGGAATCAAACCGAAACAGTGGAGTTATTAAAAGAGCTAGTAGAAATTCCAAGTCCATCAGGATACACAATGGACGTGATGTCAAAAATCAGCGAATTATTGGCACAGTGGAATGTTGAATATAAGACGACACACAAAGGAGCAGTTATTGCGACGATCCCTGGTGAAAACCAAAAGCAACATCGTTTGCTGACTGCGCATGTTGACACGCTTGGTGCAATGGTAAAAGAAATTAAACCGAGCGGTCGTTTGAAATTATCTTTAGTGGGTGGCTTTAAATTTAATGCCATCGAAGGTGAAAACTGTCTTATACATAAAGCAGACGGGTCAACAGTTTCAGGAACAATCTTGTTGCATCAAACAACAGTTCATGTTTATAAAGATGCAGGTACAGCTGAGCGCAATGCTGATAACATGGAAGTTCGTTTAGATGAAAAAGCCTTTTCAAAAGAAGACGTAAAAGGTTTGGGTATAGAAGTGGGAGATTTTGTTTCGTTTCAACCAAGGTTTGAATCAACTGCGTCTGGCTACGTTAAATCCCGCCACTTAGACGATAAAGCAAGTACTGCTTTAGTGCTTCAATTAGTAAAGCACTTGAGTGAAACAAAAGAGCTATTGCCACATACTACTCATTTTTACATTTCCAATAATGAAGAAATTGGTTATGGTGGTAATGCGAGTATCCCCATAGAAACGCAAGAGTATATTGCTGTCGACATGGGCGCAATTGGGGATGGGCAAGAATCAGATGAATACACAGTTTCTATTTGTGCAAAAGATTCAAGTGGCCCTTACCATTACGGCCTAACTCGTCATTTGATTGCTTTAGCACAAACAAATTCAATCGATTATAAAGTAGATATATACCCATATTACGGTTCAGATGCATCAGCAGCGATTAGTGCAGGACATGATATAAAGCACGCCTTGTTTGGTCCGGGAATTGAAGCTTCCCATTCGTATGAACGTACACACATAGATTCATTACAAGCGGCGGCAGCATTGCTTCATGCATATGTATTGTCTCCATTGGTTTCATAA
- a CDS encoding ATP-binding protein produces MESKLINRKRSQLFIHIYGILSIFHFLLNQITDINAAIVSPIFGVSTYLLLLLFITKMNERMLQYAILSAMNVYIFILNFEASAPITLIYFVVPIIICALYNETKPILFLGLITAIEFVLFYTIYDRFVPGAVLSYTQLSIVVFALSVFLLTLLHSIYFSRYWKQLESKNASMEKALLSKEGYLQLFFETAKDAIAVFDRDENIIAVNPAFEELYGWTLEECIGKTLPIYSLENTLAVKMRAQQVLSGKSYSLLETEDIRKDGRRFHSQVTLSPIFDDSKKVIATSMISRDISYQKESEKLIIQAEKLKLAGEIAAGVAHEIRNPMTVISGFIQMMHHDPKHAFPEYTELIQSELDRINLIISEFLVLAKPQAATLKNFSIQKALDDILLLFSSELNMNGITLVKDWEKDFQLNGEEHHLKQVFINLLKNAVESIQESGEVRVSLKAEEGDMFSISFEDSGKGISKNDLDEIFEPFYTTKASGTGLGLIVSQKIIQEHSGKLSISSTEGIGTVATVLLKHND; encoded by the coding sequence ATGGAAAGTAAACTTATCAACCGGAAAAGAAGTCAGCTATTTATCCATATATATGGAATCTTAAGTATTTTCCACTTTTTACTCAATCAAATAACGGATATAAACGCAGCTATTGTTTCTCCAATATTCGGAGTTTCCACATATTTGTTGCTACTTTTATTCATCACAAAAATGAACGAGCGCATGCTACAATATGCGATTCTATCTGCTATGAATGTGTACATATTTATTTTGAACTTCGAAGCTTCTGCTCCCATTACGCTTATTTATTTTGTTGTACCTATCATTATTTGTGCATTATATAACGAAACAAAACCCATCTTATTTCTTGGACTCATAACGGCAATTGAATTTGTACTTTTTTACACCATATATGATCGCTTTGTGCCAGGAGCTGTGCTTTCTTATACTCAATTATCCATTGTCGTTTTTGCTTTAAGTGTATTTTTACTTACTTTGCTTCATAGTATCTACTTTAGTCGTTATTGGAAACAATTAGAGAGTAAAAATGCCTCGATGGAGAAGGCTTTATTATCAAAAGAAGGCTATTTGCAGCTTTTTTTCGAAACCGCAAAAGATGCCATTGCTGTTTTTGATCGAGATGAAAACATTATCGCGGTCAACCCTGCTTTCGAAGAGCTATATGGTTGGACTTTAGAAGAATGTATAGGAAAAACCTTACCCATTTATTCACTAGAAAATACATTGGCGGTTAAAATGCGTGCACAACAAGTTCTTAGTGGAAAAAGCTACTCTTTATTAGAAACCGAAGATATACGAAAAGACGGCAGACGCTTTCACTCCCAAGTTACGTTGTCTCCTATTTTTGACGATTCAAAAAAAGTCATTGCAACTTCTATGATTTCTCGCGACATCAGCTACCAAAAAGAATCAGAAAAGCTAATTATACAAGCTGAAAAGTTAAAGCTAGCTGGTGAAATTGCGGCTGGGGTCGCTCATGAAATTAGAAACCCGATGACGGTTATCTCTGGATTTATTCAAATGATGCATCATGATCCGAAACACGCTTTTCCAGAGTATACGGAATTGATCCAGTCAGAGTTAGACCGGATTAACTTAATCATTAGTGAATTTTTGGTACTGGCTAAACCTCAAGCCGCAACTCTAAAAAACTTTAGTATCCAGAAAGCTTTGGATGATATTCTTCTATTATTTAGTTCTGAATTGAACATGAATGGCATCACACTAGTAAAAGACTGGGAAAAAGATTTTCAACTCAATGGTGAAGAGCATCATTTAAAACAAGTTTTCATTAACTTATTAAAAAATGCAGTAGAGTCGATTCAGGAGTCAGGAGAAGTTCGTGTTTCTTTAAAAGCAGAAGAGGGTGACATGTTTTCTATTTCTTTTGAAGATAGCGGAAAAGGTATTTCCAAAAATGATTTGGATGAGATTTTCGAACCTTTTTATACGACAAAAGCGAGCGGTACGGGATTGGGATTAATTGTGTCTCAAAAAATCATTCAAGAGCATAGTGGGAAGCTTTCCATCTCAAGCACAGAAGGTATTGGTACAGTTGCTACCGTTCTTTTAAAGCACAATGATTAA